Part of the Raphanus sativus cultivar WK10039 unplaced genomic scaffold, ASM80110v3 Scaffold0180, whole genome shotgun sequence genome, TGAATAGATGAgctctttttcttttgtgtttccAGTTTGGGATAGAAGACATGTCCCTTTTGGTCTGTCGTCTCCCTCTTCTCTCTCGTTTAAAAGATCTGACATTTTTAAGGgatcatttttttcttgtagaTAATGAAGATCTTATAGACACATATAGAAGAAAATAGGGTTTTTTCTGCTACTATCTCTCAGTCTGTCACCATGTAAACGTTTgatgtttgtatttttttattttggtaaaataaaatCAGATCTTTGATGTTTGCGTTTAAGAGACAAGAtgcaatttttatattataaaaatatatatgcattcTACTTAATCTAATCCATTTCAtaaatcgtttttttttgttttatacagAAGATGGGAAAGGATGATTTGCCTCCACTAGGAGGTAAACCACATGGCAAAGAGAAGGTTCCAAATCAGATAAGGAAGGATGCTGATGCTGCTAGAAAAAACCCACCAGTTGAAGATCAACAACAGCCACAAGATGATGGAGGGGTAAGGGTTAaaattaataacattttttataaaaagaaatggACATATATGTTAGTTTGATTATCGGGCCGACTTACCTctaactaaataattttatatgttttaaggAGTTTGGGGATGGAAGCAAGGTGTCTCAAGACTGGAGAGATACCCCAAACGCACTGCCCAAAGTCATAAGACAGAAACtaggtatataaatatattcacataattaatatagcaagtgttttgttttttctatatGTACATCGCTCTATGTGACTGATATATGACTAACAAAATGGTGTTATTAATTGTAGAGATATGCTGGGCCATAGTTTTGGCACACATGCTCCAAGCAATTTTGAACATAACGAATACCAAAGATTACGTGGAGTTCCTTTACGATGATTTGGTTGTGCATCTGAAGTTGAAGAAggagacaaagaaacaagctcAATCATCGtccttaacaaaaaaaaaagctaaaacTCTGAAACTTGCAAACCTTCAAAAAGCTGTCGACCATATAGCAGTTAACGGATTGCTTAAAGAGAAGTGTTCGGGATCTGCAAAGGTATCTTGTTTAATATGAACCCCATTAATTTATCTATTTAGTATATGTAGTTTTGCTGTCTTGATTAGTTTAATTAGCTTTTTATCGCATGTAATTAATGGcacaatatttttgtttttgtttttgtgtgtgtgtgaatttCACGAAGCCTGGGAGCAAGACTGGATTTCATGGAAAATGGCAGTTTAAAATTGAAACCTCACCTTCAGTTGATTTCATCAAGGACAAAGTCAACATCTCTCCAGTTGCTATAGCCTTTGAGGTAGATGCCAACTTCAGTGCCCTTAAGCAGgttagtaaaacaaaaataaaaagaaggagCTACTTGAGTGCTATGTATTTAATTAAGTAAACTAATCAAACTGTTTCTTTCCtcctgtttttgttttgaagaatATCTACAAGGTAAGAGAGTCAACACAACCACTTCAACATGGAGTAGTAGAAGGACATGCAGTTCTCATTGTTGGATATGGCTACACAAAAGAGAGGCAACTATTCTTCTTGGTACAGAATAGTTGGGGGGAAAGTTGGGGCGTGCAGGGCTTTGGGAGGATATTCATAGATGAGAGTTCCAGGACAACTCTTGTTTATCCAGTAGTTTAGACACACTTTTATTGTATTTTGAGGGCAGTGTGAAACCTTAATTTCGGATGGTAACTTACTAGTACTAGTTCGTCCTTTTGTTCATCATTAGCTTTTCATCCCAATGTAAAAACTCCGTTTATTACTATTATCGTTTATCCAGACTCATTATCATATTTGAAGGGCTGTAGAACCACCTAAGTTTCGGATTGTAATTTACTACGTACTAGTCAAGAGGTTCAtcgttgaacaaaaaaaaaaagtaaagaggTTCATCCTTAAGTTTGTTGGTCATATATTGTTGGCCTTTCTCTTCAGTGTACACATCGTTAAAGCAGacattatgatttatattataGACTTGATTGAACAAGATCACTAACATGAGACTACGCACCATTAACACAATTTTAAACCAGAGTATAATAACTTAGCATAATTATAATAGACTGATTGAACAAGATCACTAATATGAGAATGAGACTACGAAGCACCATCAACACAATTTAAAACCAGAGTATAATAACTTAGCATAATTAAGGTCTTACagcttttaaatatatagattaacTCCATTACAAAAACTCAGTTACTTAATATAAAGGTTCCAAGATAATAACTAGCTTCTGTTACTTTCCTCGAGAGGGAAGCAAAGCTCAAGAAGGTTCCAACATACTAACTAGCTTCTATTACTTTCCTCGAGAGGGAAGCAAAGCTCAAGAAAACACCAACAGTCTGCAGTtagaaaaccaaaaagaaaaacacatcaCTATTGAGTAGATATAGATTAGAGGAAGCTAAATACATCCATCCCCAAGCGGGAATATATCTAATAAGGAAACGCAAGTCAAAGACCTttaggaggaggaagaggaggaggaggaagaggaggaggaaggtcTGCAAAGGATGGGATGAATCTTAGTCTGCCACGCCTTAATCTCAGCCTTAGCTTGATACTCGACAAGCTTTCCATCAGGAGACTCCCTAGCCATGAAAGTAATAAATGCTCTAACTCCAGCGATCATCATTATCACCACCCTCACGATATGGTCAAGCGTCACAGTCTTATTCTACAGGTTTTTAAAAAAGCAAAAATAGTGAAATGATAAACTATCTCTTACTACAGAGagaaaagagagcaagaaaGAAACTAAACCTCAGTTTGGTTGTATTTGTCAATAGCAACTTGAGCCATAGTCTCCATGTACTCACGCGCCGTGATATTGGGATCTTTGAATATGGCATCCAGATTCAAACGGCGATACCCTTGAAACAGATTCTTGGGCATCATCTCTTTATCCAACAAGAAACccttaaaccaaacaaaaagattgaaactttagGTTCTATtcatcaaacaaagaaaaaaaaattctacttTTATGTTGGCAAACCAAACATTGGGCTCGCAAAGAGGGGCCTTTCAGATAGATATCAAGAGCAGAGAAAGCTTTAGAAATCGAGACATACGTTGCTCTGGTAGAGATGGCGCAAATAACGACGCAGCTCAAATTCGTCCGAGTCCGAAGGCGACTCCTCTGGCGACACGTAATCTGAATCGAAACTGTCGACACCCCAAACCTGGTCGCTTTCTCCGCTGTCTTTTTCCTCCTCTTCATCAGGGCTTCCTTCGCCTTCGACAGGATCCTCAACCGGAGACGACGTCTCGGCCTTGCGTTTGGTCGGAAGCTTAATGCAATCCGACATGGAAGCCTCCACGTGTTGCGTCACCTCGGGCTCGCAATCGACCGTGTCAATCATGCTTGCACCGCCGGGATTCATGTTCCGATTTTGTAAGTAAAAGTAAACCCTAGATCGAATTTTGCTTTATCTCAATTTTGCTCGCATACAGACAGaacaatatgttaatatactTTTGATCTCGTGATATGTCTTTCCCCCTCTCAACGCGACTATTTACAATAGTGCcatcttaaatttactttttttttttttggacagcaaatttactttttatttattcgTGGCAAAATAgtgttatttttttcattaattattGGCAATATTACTAAGGTAATGACAATATCTTTTCAAAGTTTGCATAACTACATTACATTCAGGCTTTATCGGTTATTCTTTTGTTTGCTCTATAaagtttaattctttttttgttttctaaatggATGAAACTTGTTTTTTCTACCATCAAGTTAGAGTTTCACATTCTTTATGTTATATCCAGTTCAGTTTAACCTCAGACAAACATAACTCGACTTGTcataattcaatatatatatatatatatatatgtttttaaactaaaactactTCAGTTTAGTCTTCCTTCCCGTAGGTCAGGGGCATCGGAAAGCTCAACGACGTCATCAATCTGCCATTTGAAAATGAGAACACACACATTACTCGAGAAAATTGTACAAAAACTCATAATCAAATCGCAGTACAGACAGCACATAGAGTATTGAAACTTATCAAACGTCACGACCTCTGAGAAAGATAATAACTATTGAAACATTtccattttcattttttttttgaaaaaaagaaaaaagcattTTCATTTTTAAGAGAGATGAAACTTTCGTTATCATTTCCCTAAGATATGCTTGGCCATTATGATTTCTATTATAGACTTTGATTGAACAAGATCACTAACATGAGACTAAGCCCCCATTAACACAATTTTAAACCGGAGTATAATTTAAGGTCTTACAGCTTTTAAAAATAGCTTAACTCCATTACACAAACTCAATTACGTGTATAAGTTTCCAACATAATTAgaagctttttttttgataaaaaaaaattagaagctTTTAAAACTTTCCTTGGGAGGGAAGCAAAGCTCAAGAAAACACAACAGTCTGCAGttggaaaaccaaaaaaaaaaaaaacacatatcaCTACTGAGTAGATGTCGGTTAATAGAGGAAGCTAAATACATCCATCCCCGAGAGTGAATATCTAATTAGGAAAAGCAAGTCAAAGACCTTTAGGAGGTGGGTCTGCAAAGGATGGGATGAATCTTAGTCTGCCACACATTAATCTCAGCCTTAGCTTGATACTCGACAAGCTCTCCATCAGGAGTCTCCCTAGCCATGAAAGTAATATAAGCTTTGACTCCATGGCTCATCCTTTTCACGGCCCTCACGATATGGTCAAGCGTCACTGTCTtattctacaattttttttttttaaaaagaagcaAAATAGTGAAATGATAATCCATCTCttacagagagaaagagagcaaGAAACTAACCTTTGTTTGGTTGTATTTGTCAATCGCCACTTGAGCCATAGTCTCCATGTACTCACGCCCCGTGATATTGGGCTTTTTAAAAATGGCGTCCAGATTCAAACAGCGCCACCCTTGAAGCAGATTCCTAGGAACCATCCCTTTATCCAACAAGAAAcccttgaaacaaacaaaaacagattGAAACTTTAGGTTCTGttcatcaaacaaaaaaaaaacattgtactTCAAACAAGAATGGAACTTTGTTATGTCTGCAAACCAAATCTTAAAACCAAACATGGAACTCAAAGAGGGCTTTTAGACAAGATACATACAGACATACATATAAAGCACAAAGCTTTAGAAACCGAGACATACCCGGCTCTCGTAGAGATGGCGCATATAACGACGCAGCTCGAATTCGTCCGAGTCCGTAGCCTCCTCCGATGGCGACTCGTAGTCTGAATCGAAACTGTCGACATCCCAAACCTGGTCGCTTTCTGCGCTGTCTTTTTCCTCCTCGTGCTCCTCTTGTCGGCTTCCTTCGCCTTCGACAGGATCCGCCTCTAGAGACGTCTCGGCCTTGCGTTTGGTCGGAAGCTTAGTGCAATCCGACATGGAAGCCTCCACGTGTTGTGTCACCTCGAGCTCGCCTTCAACCGTGTCAATCATGCTGGCACTGGGATTCATCTTTCGATGTAAGTAAAACCCTAGATCGAATTTTGCTTATCTCAATTTGCTTGCACACAGAATATATATACGAGTAAAccctatatatgtttttttccaATAATTATTACCGGTATTACTAAAGTAATaatgacaatattttttttgcaaagtTTGCACTCTACATTACAGAGCAGGCTATATAGCGGTAACATTTTGGTTtggtctgaattttttttttaaaagatgttttCAAAATGGATTAATAAGTTCCTTCTCTTTTCACATCAAGTTAAAGTTTTGTCTGTATATTTAATCCACTACAATCAAACGTCACAAGAACATAACTCGACTTCTCATCattcagtatatatatagttcatcatattagtttttaaaactGAATTGCTCGAAGTAGAACCGCCACAGAATTGCTCGCACGGATGGCGAAGCATACTCCATGGCAGAAATCTACTGAGAGAACATGGGGAAATCTATAGGCAATGGACTGACAACTCGACTATGGAAGGATCCATGGATCTCTACGGATAGGATTCTCAAGCCTATGGGACCTATTCAATAAGCAGCTCTAGACTTAACAGTGGCGGACCTACTTACATCGGAGATGAAGTGGAATACAAAAAGAGTAAAAGAGCTTTTACCTGAGTTAGAGGAGCAGATAAAATGCATCCAACCAAGCACCAAGGGAGCGGAAGATACTTTCATCTGGTACCCGACAGCCTCTGGTATTTATTCTACCAAATCAGGCTACTTCGCTGAAAATAACCCTACACAAAGGGACACAAGATTGGTTGTGGAGGGAGATTTCAACTGGAACAAAGACGTATGGGCAGGAAAATTTTCCCCAAAAATGAACAAGTTCCTATGGGCTATTCTCAACAAAGCTATCTCTCTAGGAGCAAACTTACAGAGGAGAGGACTAGCAACAGGAATGAACTGCACAAGATGCCAAGAACAAGAGACGGAAATGCATTGCTTCTTTACCTGCCACTTTGCGATGGAAGTCTGGAAACTTATCCCTCTTCATAGAACAGTTCACCTAGCTGTAGGCGCCACTTTCAAGGACGCAATAGTCAGCTTCAGGAAGCACATTTGTCTACCGCCATCAGGGATCTCCCTCAACATCCTCCCGTGGATTCTATGGGAAATTTggacctcaagaaacgccttaATCTTTGAAGGACGACGCTATTCACCTGAGGAAACAGCACTGAAGGGAATCAAATTAGCAAAAGAATGGTCAACCTCACAAGCTGAGTTCACAAAGAAAGGAATCTTACCATCGGAGAAACAAGTCTGGCACGCCCCCCGCCCCCCATCTAGCTCCGACAACACCAAGACGACTTGTAAGACAGACGCGGCGTGGAGTAAGGAGAAGCTACTCGCAGGGTTGGGATGGATCTTCTCGGGGTCAACTCTCAGAACTCCGATCACAGGTTCGGCGGTGGAGGCTTCAGTCAAGTCTCCTCTAGTAGCTGAAGCGGTGGCGATCAGAGCAGCTCTTTGCATGGCCACCAACTTGGAAATCACTTCAATCGAGGTGCTCTCCGACAACCAAACGCTCGTTCGAGCTATCTCAGGCATCACTCAGGCTAAGGAGATCATCGGTATTGTGAAAGACATCCGATCGATTGCCTCTGAGTTTGCATCTTCTTCGTTTTCCTTCATCCCTCGATCTCAGAACTCAACCGCTGATGCTTTAGCGAAAGAGGCTTTACGTTTTTCTTCCGTTTATCTTCTGTAATGAACCTAAAGATTGGGCCTTCAAGCCCATTCTTCTTTTCCTTTAATGAAGTTTCcattgtgacaaaaaaaaaagtttttaaaactgAACTACTTAATAAATCTTTCCTGCATGCAGGTCAGGAGCATTTTAAAACTCGACGACACCATTAACCTGTAATTAGATAATGAGAAAACACATTATTAGAGGAAATTGTATACTAacttttttactaataattaatcaaatcaaaataaagaCTTCACAAAAGAGTATCATAGTATCATATTATCAGACGTCACGTGACCATAGAGAGAGGATTTCTCATATCAAAGTacatataaaaaatttctttttgtaattttcatctatttacatattaaaaaataacaacaacaactaaACAGATTGGGTGGATAGATGAAACTTCACAACATGAGGGTCAATATAAATCACTAATGGAGAACTCAAAGGACCTACTCCTACCTACTACATACATGTCGAATTGAGcattcatgcatatatatatctcatagatttctataaaatatgaaatcaaaAGCAACGTTTCTCACATTTACCTTTAGAAGCTGGTCTGCAAAATATGGCATGAATGTCTTTCTGCCAGACCTTCCGCTCAGTCTTAGCTTGGTAGTTGGTACTCTACAAGCTCTCCATCAGGAGTCTCCTTGGCCATGAAAGTAATATAAGCTTTAACGCCAGTGCTCATCCTCACCACCACCCTCACAATATGGTCAAGAATCAGCATCTTAttctataacaaaaaataaaataagaaatgagATTTGatcaattagtttttttttttttggaacacttgATCAATTAGTTATAATCATaaacacaagaaaagaaaaagtagaaGATCTTAATTGAATATGTTACAACTAGCCTCTGTTTGGTTGTATTTGTCAATAGCCAACCTTCACCATAATCTCCATGTACTCACGCCCCGTGAGGTTGGGCTTGATGAAGTAGCGATCGAGATTGAGACCACGTAATCCTTGAAAAAGATTTTTGGggatcatttctttatccaccTTGAAACCCTAGAACCACTCAACATGCAAATACAATgtaatgaagatttttttttgtttgtttgtgtttcgCAACCAAATTGCATCTGAGTGCAGCAATGGtgttattacaaaaacaaaacactgaTGCAGAGAGACTCTACAATATACCTAAACTATAAATCTAGAGTTCCGCTAAGAGAGTAATGAATAGAGAAAATCTAATGGGTGTGTCGTCCTAATGAGAAACAACAACTTACCCGTGTCTCGTGATAATGGCGCACGTATCTACGGTACTCTctttcatcatcatcctcaggAGACTCGTCAGGCGACTCGTAGTCATCACCCTCGAAACTATCAAATCCCCAAACTTGGTCGCTTTCACTGCTGTCCTTCTTCTCTTCTATATCCTCTTCGATATCCTCTTCCCCGCTTCCTTCGTCGTCGACAGGATCTGCTTCTGGAAGCGGTTCTCCTCGCGTTTTACCAGAGACTTAGAGGGATCAGGGCAAGCTGCATCCACTGGGTGAGACACCTCGGACTCGGTGGTGGTGTTGTGATCCATGATTTTGAGTAAACCCTAGAGTTGATTCCGCCGATATTGACTTTAGTAAAACAGGCACAGTGatgtatttaaatatctttGGTGGTGGAGGGCACTACGTACATGTTTTTCCCCTTCTCCAACATGTTTATTTACAGTCGTTgccattttctttttcttttcttccggTTTTACCCTTTGTCTTAAATAGCCTATAGGGAGTTTGCTagcaaaactatataatatgatataaCCATCgcaacaaaattatattaaaactagACAATAGGGGGGACTCTGCATGGTATccagatttatatatattctaaccCCCAAATAAGAGTGTAAACATCGCATAGGTATAATTTTACTTCCATTTGtgttaatttggttttattagACCTAAAAATGTCTGCTCTATATCGCATACGTggattttttgagaaatattaaACCCAAAAGCCAGGGCCGCCACATATAAGGTCTTAATCGAATCCGAACATCACTTGCTTTTACAGTATGAATCAATATCTTTGGTCGTTTTGTTCATTCTGGCGTCAAGCGGagacaaaattacaaaaatgatATAGATATATATGCTTAGTTAGACCAGAGTATTtg contains:
- the LOC108842539 gene encoding uncharacterized protein LOC108842539, which gives rise to MGKDDLPPLGGKPHGKEKVPNQIRKDADAARKNPPVEDQQQPQDDGGEFGDGSKVSQDWRDTPNALPKVIRQKLEICWAIVLAHMLQAILNITNTKDYVEFLYDDLVVHLKLKKETKKQAQSSSLTKKKAKTLKLANLQKAVDHIAVNGLLKEKCSGSAKPGSKTGFHGKWQFKIETSPSVDFIKDKVNISPVAIAFEVDANFSALKQNIYKVRESTQPLQHGVVEGHAVLIVGYGYTKERQLFFLVQNSWGESWGVQGFGRIFIDESSRTTLVYPVV
- the LOC108842530 gene encoding uncharacterized protein LOC108842530 isoform X1, yielding MKVSSAPLVLGWMHFICSSNSGFYLHRKMNPSASMIDTVEGELEVTQHVEASMSDCTKLPTKRKAETSLEADPVEGEGSRQEEHEEEKDSAESDQVWDVDSFDSDYESPSEEATDSDEFELRRYMRHLYESRGFLLDKGMVPRNLLQGWRCLNLDAIFKKPNITGREYMETMAQVAIDKYNQTKNKTVTLDHIVRAVKRMSHGVKAYITFMARETPDGELVEYQAKAEINVWQTKIHPILCRPTS
- the LOC108861708 gene encoding uncharacterized protein LOC108861708, with protein sequence MNPGGASMIDTVDCEPEVTQHVEASMSDCIKLPTKRKAETSSPVEDPVEGEGSPDEEEEKDSGESDQVWGVDSFDSDYVSPEESPSDSDEFELRRYLRHLYQSNGFLLDKEMMPKNLFQGYRRLNLDAIFKDPNITAREYMETMAQVAIDKYNQTENKTVTLDHIVRVVIMMIAGVRAFITFMARESPDGKLVEYQAKAEIKAWQTKIHPILCRPSSSSSSSSSSSS
- the LOC130501385 gene encoding uncharacterized protein LOC130501385 is translated as MNKFLWAILNKAISLGANLQRRGLATGMNCTRCQEQETEMHCFFTCHFAMEVWKLIPLHRTVHLAVGATFKDAIVSFRKHICLPPSGISLNILPWILWEIWTSRNALIFEGRRYSPEETALKGIKLAKEWSTSQAEFTKKGILPSEKQVWHAPRPPSSSDNTKTTCKTDAAWSKEKLLAGLGWIFSGSTLRTPITGSAVEASVKSPLVAEAVAIRAALCMATNLEITSIEVLSDNQTLVRAISGITQAKEIIGIVKDIRSIASEFASSSFSFIPRSQNSTADALAKEALRFSSVYLL
- the LOC108842530 gene encoding uncharacterized protein LOC108842530 isoform X2, with product MIDTVEGELEVTQHVEASMSDCTKLPTKRKAETSLEADPVEGEGSRQEEHEEEKDSAESDQVWDVDSFDSDYESPSEEATDSDEFELRRYMRHLYESRGFLLDKGMVPRNLLQGWRCLNLDAIFKKPNITGREYMETMAQVAIDKYNQTKNKTVTLDHIVRAVKRMSHGVKAYITFMARETPDGELVEYQAKAEINVWQTKIHPILCRPTS